The nucleotide window CTAAGTTTCGCAACTTTAAAAATCCTTAATttgttgcatttcttttttttaagtagTTCTTTTGTGTTATAACCTTAGCTGCAAGAACCAAACTAGCATTCCAGGCATCAATGCAGAAAGCAAGAGGTCAAGCCAAGTCTGTAAAATATCCACAGCCAGAACAAATGTTGGCTGATGTTTTTACGAGAGGTGGAGCTGAATTAAATGATGATTCTCCTTATGGTATGTGTAAAGCCTATACTGCAATACATAGCATCGGTGTTTTTGTAGATGCCTGAAATCATCAATTATTTGCCGTCATGTCTGTTGTAAAAGCATAGCTGCCACTTTCAGACCATTCTACAAGGGTTGTCAAAATTGGAAATTTAGATCAGTCATAAAAAATCATGGAATTTAATTTGGTCAAGTAAAAACTAAAGATAATACCTTTATTAGAAAAAACTTAGAAAAGTTAAGGCTCATTTTATGTTTTAATGACAGCCTTTTCCATTGACagtgttattttattttgttattttagtcgttgttgttgtctgTTTTCTGGACTTCTGTAATtattacaattattttttattatatttttatttttttataaaaacatgaaatttatttcaaaactttTGTGGCCACCAGGCATTTAATAAAACTCACACTCATTAGTTGAACACTACTAGAAGCAGTGGATGTTAAAgtagctttttttaaattgttgtaCATAAAATAAAGTAGCACAGCTCATCACGCCTGTATTATAACACAACCAGTTAACGTTTAGATTCAAACTGTTTGTGTGTTTTAGCAAACTCGTTGACAGAGCTGGGTGAGAAATTTCATGAAATGGCTGAAATTAAGGAATCAATGGTATGTGATGCcaataatcatttttttttaatgatttactTCTCCAGGAAGGAAAATTTCGATAGTTGCGTGACACAACACACTCATCAACCTAAGTGTCTTTTTGGATGTGCTTCAACTTCTTATCAAGTTTTGTATTTTGGAGGTGcttttaataataatacacCTAAATCATTCTACATGTAGGAAGTTGTGCAGTGTCTGTCATGAAGCAATCCGGTTGTAAATAGCATAGTGTGCTCTGGGCTATAGACCCCACCCTAAAAAATTGACCCCACCTACATTACAAACCCCCATATGTTGATGGTAAACCCCACCTTCCGCAACAACTCCCACATCGAAACTTATGGATACCAACCTTCGTATCAAAACCTTCCTTTTTTGGAATTACGAGATTATAAAATCTGAACAAATCTTTATATGTCCAAAAGGGGCTCTAAAATGCAGTGACAATGTCCAACTGTAGATGATGTTGAATTTatatattgataaataaattgtaaactataaaaagtttcttttgttAGCCCTCCACTTTCCACTTATTTTGTCTAGTTTTTATGGATAATATAATCATAACTCAACAACAAAAGTTGCCCCCCCCCCTCTATAACGAAAACACCCACAAGAATTCAGAAGTATTTTCACGACAGCGGGTGCACACTATGAGTAGTGACTGCACTATAGTGATCACATTACAGGGCTGCAGGACTACAGCAAGATGAAGGGTTACTCCCTCCCCCCTCCCTTTATTTTAATCACCTGAAAATGTGTTAAACATTGTGGTAATGTATGATGGGTGAATGAtagaaaaacactttttttccaGGAAAGTAatgtaaaacaaaactttttggaTCCATTGTTTCAATTGcaacaaaaagatttaaaagaaattagcGTGAGTTATTTAATATTGTTTTGTAACTATTTCCCAAATAAAATCTAGAAATTGTTAAATTTGCGGTTTGCATTTTATCAATGTTAAAAtcactttaattttttatttattttactatatttaatttctttgtagcATCACCGGAAAAAGTTAGAGAGCAGACGTCTTgattttgattacaagaaaGGAAAAGGCGCAAAAGGTTTGAGTTATTTTGATATCATATTAAATTTGTGTCCGCACATGACAATGTAAAATTAGTGATGATAAAATGATAATCCTGTATATTTTCAGAAGTTTTAGAAGTTATTTAATTGGCAAAACatggaattttttttcactatttgtaaatattttttagtttctgCAGATGAGCTCCAAATGGCAGAAGAAAAATTTGAAGAATCAAAAGATCTTTGCTATAACAGCATGATGAATTTTATTGACAGTGATGTAAgactttttgatgatgtcatagtTTTTTGATTAAGCAATATCTCCACTTAAGACCTTTACTTCCAAATCAGCTTTTTATTACACCCTTTCTACTTCCTATTTTTtcacaccaaaaaaaaaaaaaaaaaaagacggTTAATATTAGTTTTTATTGGGACCTGATCAAAGGAATATTGAAGATAATTTTCTAAAAGTAGATCATTTATAAAAAGACAATATAAGTTTCCTCTAAATAAGGtttgaaattaaatttacattctcAGCTTCTGTTAAGCCTAAAGTTTACTAATATAAAATTAGCTGGCATTTTTCCTTTGTTTCCTTTCTGTGTTTTGTTTGTCGAGAACATGTTCTAGTGTtaaaataaggaaaatataTTCACTATTTTTTCATGCTAAAGACTGAGCATATTGGACAGTTGCATGTTTTTGCTGAAGCTATTCGTGATTACCATCGCCAATGTTCAGAGATTATGGATACTGTTGTGACGGTTCTTTCTGAAAAGTAAGTCGTTGTGTTCCGGTAATTGAATATATTGTTTCTAACTTCAGTGACATAattcaatttctttattttcagtAACATTAAAAACAGCTAGTTCTACAAATTTTCATTGTAACATAACCAATAAGTGAAacattaaataaattattttcaatcTTTAAAATGCTCGTTTTGTGGTTtagtttcataaaaataaaacttatcgaattaagttttcttctttttattttttgtttaagaataGGACATCATACACCATTGTCATTTAGTTCTTCAAAACTTGGTCGCACAGAACAATATCTACTATTTTATGTTGACGGCGTTAGTAAAATTAGTCAAGACATGTTTTGCACTTATTAATTTGAAGCCAAAGAGCATCAAAACTGGTCCGAGAAATTGTTGTCTTCTTCTGCCTAGCTAACTAGGGGCCAGCCGAGACTAAAAATAGTCAAATTTACCAGAGCTTAGACAACCTACAGGTTTCAGAAGCAACAGGTTGATGGTATCATTATGGTCAAACTTGTCTTATGTTAAGCACTGTTTAAAGTGCTACACAATAGAAAACAGTTAACAGCTTATCGACACGtcctaaaaatgttttaaatcaaTTATCTGTCTCAATGTTTGACTGGCTAAGTGGATGTACCCACAGGTGTTATAGTCTTGTATAATAATAGTTTCTTATATTTGTGTaccatatttattatttaactgtaaaaaatatatgcatATCTAACGGCCAAGGTTTATGATTATCTTATTTTTACTAtcataatttattttctcaGGGATCGGTGTGAAAAGGGTTTCATTTTTTGTAGACTCTCCGAAGCAGCAAGCAGACCGCGTGATGACAGAACCTTTATTTCACGACCAAAATTTAGTGCAGACAATGACAGTTTAGACTCTTACGAGCTTCACCAAGCTGAAATGAAGACATCTCCTGCGCCAGCGCATAGGCCGAATGCTCCAACTATTTCAGCTCCTGTAATGCCTGCACCAGCAGCCCCACGTACACCTAGTGCTCGTGGGTTGTATGATTTTGAACCAGGTAAATAATTCGAATGTTGTCTCGGTAATACATGGAATAACGTTGTTAATATCACGAACTAATATTTTCAGGGTACCTTGTGAGTGTT belongs to Hydractinia symbiolongicarpus strain clone_291-10 chromosome 1, HSymV2.1, whole genome shotgun sequence and includes:
- the LOC130635439 gene encoding endophilin-A3-like; its protein translation is MSFYGFKKQLNKTSQYLSEKVGGNKGSQLEEDFVGLERKIDATEKCITEMHRKSIEYLQPNPTARTKLAFQASMQKARGQAKSVKYPQPEQMLADVFTRGGAELNDDSPYANSLTELGEKFHEMAEIKESMESNVKQNFLDPLFQLQQKDLKEISHHRKKLESRRLDFDYKKGKGAKVSADELQMAEEKFEESKDLCYNSMMNFIDSDTEHIGQLHVFAEAIRDYHRQCSEIMDTVVTVLSEKLSEAASRPRDDRTFISRPKFSADNDSLDSYELHQAEMKTSPAPAHRPNAPTISAPVMPAPAAPRTPSARGLYDFEPENEGELEFKEGDIIELTSRLDENWLEGVCNGKTGYFPENYVEILVPL